One genomic window of Actinoplanes lobatus includes the following:
- the dnaK gene encoding molecular chaperone DnaK — MARAVGIDLGTTNSCVSVLEGGEPTVIANAEGSRTTPSIVAFARNGEVLVGEVAKRQAVTNPDRTIRSVKREIGTNWSIDIDGKQYTPQEISARVLMKLKRDAEAYLGETITDAVITVPAYFNDAQRQATKEAGEIAGLNVLRIVNEPTAAALAYGLDKGSKEQTVLVFDLGGGTFDVSLLELGDGVIEVKSTSGDNHLGGDDWDQRVIDHLVKTFRGEHGIDLSQDKMALQRLREAAEKAKIELSAASTTSINLPYITAGANGPLHLDTSLSRAEFQRMTQDLLDRCKGPFEAAIKDADVKLSDIDHVILVGGSTRMPAVTELVQSLIGREPNKGVNPDEVVAVGAALQAGVLKGEVKDVLLLDVTPLSLGIETKGGIMHKLVERNTTIPAHRSEVYTTADDNQPSVLIQVYQGEREMASNNKKLGTFELSGIAPAPRGVPQIEVSFDIDANGIVHVSAKDLGTGKEQKMTITGGSALPKEDIERMMRDAQDHADDDKKRREDAEARNLAEQLQWQTEKFLAESGDKLPEESKSKINEALGELRGALGGTDIEKIKSAHERLSQVSQEAGSLLYSQGEAPQAAAGGAPGGATGPAAGGDDVVDAEIVEDDKK, encoded by the coding sequence ATGGCACGTGCGGTCGGCATCGACCTCGGCACCACGAACTCCTGCGTCAGCGTTCTGGAAGGAGGCGAGCCCACCGTCATCGCCAACGCGGAGGGCTCCCGGACGACTCCGTCGATCGTCGCCTTCGCCCGCAACGGCGAGGTGCTCGTCGGCGAGGTCGCCAAGCGTCAGGCGGTGACGAACCCCGACCGGACGATCCGCTCGGTCAAGCGGGAGATCGGCACGAACTGGTCGATCGACATCGACGGCAAGCAGTACACCCCGCAGGAGATCTCGGCGCGTGTGCTAATGAAGCTCAAGCGGGACGCCGAGGCCTACCTCGGTGAGACCATCACCGACGCGGTCATCACCGTTCCGGCGTATTTCAACGACGCCCAGCGCCAGGCCACCAAGGAGGCCGGCGAGATCGCGGGGCTCAACGTCCTGCGGATCGTCAACGAGCCCACCGCCGCCGCTCTGGCGTACGGGCTGGACAAGGGCTCCAAGGAGCAGACCGTCCTGGTCTTCGACCTCGGCGGCGGCACCTTCGACGTCTCGCTGCTCGAGCTCGGCGACGGCGTCATCGAGGTGAAGTCCACCTCCGGTGACAACCACCTGGGTGGCGACGACTGGGACCAGCGGGTCATCGACCACCTGGTCAAGACCTTCCGCGGCGAGCACGGCATCGACCTCTCCCAGGACAAGATGGCTCTGCAGCGTCTGCGTGAGGCGGCCGAGAAGGCGAAGATCGAGCTGTCCGCCGCCAGCACCACCAGTATCAACCTGCCCTACATCACCGCGGGGGCGAACGGCCCGCTGCACCTGGACACGTCGCTGAGCCGCGCCGAGTTCCAGCGGATGACGCAGGACCTGCTGGACCGCTGCAAGGGCCCGTTCGAGGCGGCCATCAAGGACGCCGATGTCAAGCTCTCCGACATCGACCACGTCATCCTGGTCGGCGGCTCGACGCGTATGCCGGCGGTCACCGAGCTGGTGCAGAGCCTGATCGGCCGCGAGCCGAACAAGGGCGTCAACCCGGACGAGGTCGTCGCCGTCGGCGCCGCGCTCCAGGCCGGTGTGCTCAAGGGTGAGGTCAAGGACGTCCTGCTCCTCGACGTGACCCCGCTGTCCCTCGGCATCGAGACCAAGGGCGGCATCATGCACAAGCTGGTGGAGCGCAACACCACCATCCCGGCGCACCGCTCCGAGGTCTACACCACGGCCGACGACAACCAGCCCTCCGTGCTGATCCAGGTCTACCAGGGTGAGCGCGAGATGGCGTCGAACAACAAGAAGCTCGGCACCTTCGAGCTGAGCGGCATCGCCCCGGCCCCGCGCGGCGTCCCGCAGATCGAGGTCTCCTTCGACATCGACGCGAACGGCATCGTGCACGTGTCCGCCAAGGACCTGGGCACGGGCAAGGAGCAGAAGATGACGATCACCGGCGGCTCCGCGCTGCCGAAGGAAGACATCGAGCGCATGATGCGCGACGCCCAGGACCACGCGGACGACGACAAGAAGCGCCGCGAGGACGCCGAGGCCCGCAACCTGGCCGAGCAGCTCCAGTGGCAGACCGAGAAGTTCCTGGCGGAGAGCGGCGACAAGCTCCCCGAGGAGAGCAAGAGCAAGATCAACGAGGCGCTCGGCGAGCTGCGTGGCGCGCTCGGCGGCACCGACATCGAGAAGATCAAGTCGGCCCACGAGCGGCTGTCCCAGGTCTCCCAGGAGGCCGGTTCGCTGCTCTACTCGCAGGGTGAGGCCCCGCAGGCCGCCGCGGGCGGTGCGCCGGGTGGCGCGACCGGCCCGGCCGCCGGTGGCGACGACGTGGTCGACGCCGAGATCGTGGAGGACGACAAGAAGTGA
- the grpE gene encoding nucleotide exchange factor GrpE translates to MTARDDENDGPAAEREVIQGEIEETAEETPAEEPVQKPVGAHRAPEEEPAPAADIKPGLGAELEALRGELDERTHDLQRVTAEYANYRKRVDRDRGAAAEQTTGKVLTDLLPVLDDIDRAREHGDLVGPFASVAEQLTAVTGKLGLVAFGEKGDPFDPNRHEAVAHQTSADVSEPTCVEVMRRGYSLGERLLRPAMVAVADPE, encoded by the coding sequence GTGACTGCCAGGGACGACGAGAACGACGGTCCGGCGGCCGAGCGGGAAGTCATCCAGGGCGAGATCGAGGAGACGGCCGAGGAGACTCCCGCCGAGGAGCCGGTGCAGAAGCCGGTCGGCGCGCACCGCGCCCCCGAGGAGGAGCCGGCCCCGGCGGCCGACATCAAGCCCGGTCTCGGTGCCGAACTGGAGGCGCTGCGGGGCGAGCTCGACGAGCGGACCCACGACCTCCAGCGGGTGACGGCCGAGTACGCCAACTACCGCAAGCGGGTCGACCGTGACCGCGGCGCGGCCGCCGAGCAGACCACCGGCAAGGTCCTCACCGACCTGCTCCCGGTGCTGGACGACATCGACCGGGCCCGCGAGCACGGCGACCTGGTCGGTCCGTTCGCCTCGGTGGCCGAGCAGCTCACCGCGGTGACCGGCAAGCTGGGCCTGGTGGCCTTCGGGGAGAAGGGCGACCCCTTCGACCCGAACCGCCACGAGGCGGTCGCGCACCAGACGTCCGCGGACGTCTCCGAGCCGACCTGCGTCGAGGTGATGCGTCGTGGCTACTCGCTGGGCGAGCGTCTGCTCCGCCCCGCGATGGTCGCGGTCGCCGACCCGGAGTGA
- the dnaJ gene encoding molecular chaperone DnaJ — MSSKDWLEKDFYAVLGVNRSASPDEIKKAYRKLARDLHPDRNPGNKEAEEKFKAASEAYDVLADDKKRKEYDEMRSLFGSGAFRRGARGGGTQFDPSDLFGGFSGGTAPGADRRFGGSGFSDIFSSIFSGGQPPGSTGRRGPQRGRDVETEVTLDFVQAVRGTTLPLTLRTPGACDTCRGNGAKPGTTPRACPKCHGTGLISSNQGSFSFSEPCRDCQGSGSIVDEKCPECRGTGGVTKTRSINVRFPAGVADGQRIRLSGRGEPGDRGGSAGDLYVQVKVRPDDLFGRSGDDLTLTVPITIVEAVLGTDLKVPTLDGLVTLRVPPGTPSGRKLRARGKGVARKEGQAGDLIVTVDVQIPETVTGEARDALEKFGKLTPPPGRERLEARLRRAD; from the coding sequence ATGAGCTCGAAGGACTGGCTCGAGAAGGACTTCTACGCCGTGCTCGGTGTGAACAGGTCCGCCTCCCCGGACGAGATCAAGAAGGCGTACCGGAAGCTCGCTCGCGATCTGCACCCCGACCGGAACCCCGGCAACAAGGAGGCGGAGGAGAAGTTCAAGGCCGCTTCCGAGGCGTACGACGTGCTCGCCGACGACAAGAAGCGCAAAGAGTACGACGAGATGCGCTCGCTGTTCGGCTCCGGCGCGTTCCGGCGCGGGGCACGGGGCGGTGGCACGCAGTTCGATCCGTCCGACCTGTTCGGCGGCTTCTCCGGTGGCACCGCTCCGGGCGCCGACCGCCGGTTCGGTGGCTCCGGCTTCTCCGACATCTTCAGCTCGATCTTCTCCGGCGGCCAGCCTCCCGGCTCGACCGGGCGACGAGGGCCCCAGCGCGGGCGGGATGTCGAGACCGAGGTCACGCTGGACTTCGTGCAGGCGGTTCGCGGCACCACGCTGCCACTGACACTGCGTACCCCCGGCGCCTGCGACACCTGCCGGGGCAACGGCGCGAAACCGGGGACCACCCCGCGCGCCTGTCCGAAGTGTCACGGCACCGGCCTGATCTCCAGCAACCAGGGCTCGTTCAGCTTCTCCGAACCGTGCCGTGACTGTCAGGGCTCGGGCAGCATCGTGGACGAGAAGTGCCCGGAGTGCCGGGGCACCGGCGGGGTCACCAAGACCCGCTCGATCAACGTCCGGTTCCCGGCGGGCGTCGCCGACGGCCAGCGGATCCGGCTCAGCGGCCGGGGCGAGCCGGGCGACCGGGGAGGTTCGGCCGGCGACCTGTACGTGCAGGTCAAGGTCCGGCCCGACGACCTGTTCGGGCGCAGCGGCGACGACCTGACGCTGACCGTGCCGATCACGATCGTCGAGGCCGTGCTGGGCACCGACCTGAAGGTGCCGACGCTGGACGGCCTGGTCACGTTGCGCGTGCCCCCGGGCACACCGAGCGGCCGCAAGCTGCGGGCCCGGGGCAAGGGCGTGGCCCGCAAGGAGGGCCAGGCCGGCGATCTGATCGTCACCGTCGACGTGCAGATCCCGGAGACCGTCACCGGTGAGGCCCGGGACGCGCTGGAGAAGTTCGGAAAGCTCACCCCACCGCCGGGGCGGGAGCGGCTCGAAGCCCGCCTGCGCCGGGCCGACTAG
- a CDS encoding heat shock protein transcriptional repressor HspR yields the protein MYEEIDISIEQASDAKVLIISVAARLAGMHPQTLRQYDRLGLVQPGRAGGGGRRYSERDVALLREVQRLSQEDGVNLAGVKRIIGLEHLVGDLQHRVAELEQQLEAAYARIAQIEAMSSPYSGRDLVRQETHSTALVVWRPRRSSDK from the coding sequence ATGTACGAAGAGATCGACATCTCGATAGAACAGGCCTCCGACGCGAAGGTTTTGATCATCTCGGTGGCCGCACGGCTCGCCGGGATGCACCCACAGACCCTCCGGCAGTACGACCGGCTCGGCCTGGTTCAGCCCGGCCGGGCCGGCGGTGGTGGTCGGCGGTACAGCGAACGCGACGTCGCACTACTGCGTGAGGTGCAGAGACTCAGCCAGGAGGACGGCGTCAACCTGGCCGGCGTCAAGCGCATCATCGGCCTGGAGCATCTGGTCGGCGACCTCCAGCACCGGGTGGCCGAGCTCGAGCAGCAGCTGGAGGCGGCGTACGCCCGGATCGCTCAGATTGAGGCGATGAGCAGCCCGTACTCGGGCCGCGATCTGGTGCGCCAGGAGACCCACTCGACAGCCCTGGTGGTGTGGCGCCCGCGCCGTTCCTCTGACAAATGA